The following DNA comes from Triticum aestivum cultivar Chinese Spring chromosome 3D, IWGSC CS RefSeq v2.1, whole genome shotgun sequence.
CGTGGAAATATACGTTCCCGTTGAATGGATGGCTCCGTGTGCCGACGATCTGATCTGGCTAGCTTTGCCCGTGACCTAATGCGGCCAAGCGAGCGGCCACATGCGCGTCGTCACGGGCCACGGCATCCCCACGCTATATAAGCCCTAGCCAATCGCCCAAACGTGACACACCCAGACAATCAAgtgctacacacacacacacattcatcACCAGTCGATCGATCCGACAGCTAGCTAGCCATGGCCGCCGGGAGGAAGGTGACGATGAGCAGCGCCGGCGTGGCCGCCGCGCTGGTGGCGCTGCTGGTcgtggcggcggcgtcgggcgcgacCGGGTACCATGTCTGCAACGTGGACACGGACAGCCTGGTCAACAACTGCAAGTCCTACTGCACGGCGGGCAGCTCGGAGGCCAGTCCCAGCGGCGCGTGCTGCGGCGCGGTGCGCGGCGGTGACTTCCACTGCCTCTGCCAGTACAAGGGCGTGCTGCCCAAGAACATCGACGCCAACCGCGCCATGCAGATCCCCGGCAAGTGCGGCTACGGGGCGGTCTCCTGCTAGTCAGTCACGCACTACCAGCAGCTCGATTGGCGCCGGTCGCCGGTTGCACTAGTAGATCGTACGTAAGGTGTTAACTTTCACTCGTTCGTAGGAGTAAGTTCTGGTCGGCTGGCTGATCCGATGGTGCTCCTGCGTGCGTGCACGCTTTGTGTTGTATCCTCTTTTGCTTTTCGTAAGTCATGTCGCAGAAATAAAACTTGTTTCCCGTGTTAGCTATCTTCTATTGTTtctatatatatactccctccgttcggaaatacctGTCGAGAAAATGGATGtacctagatgtattttagttctagatacatccatttttattcattttggcgacaagtaattccggacggagggagtagttttttttaTCATCTACCAATAATACCAACAAGTTCTGTGAAACTTGTAAAAAAAATCTGACACACATTTCTAAACTTTGGATCACTACAACAACGATCATATGTTCCTTTTTTATCCGCAAAAAGCAAGATCATATGTTCATTTTAGGAACAACAATGATCATAGGCAGAGGGTCATGGGAGAGCCTTCGGAAAATGTAAACATATTTTAGTAATTTCTATTTTTTGAGGGGAATTTTAGTAATTTATATGTATAGCTCATATAAGATCCGTAAAGGCCTTATCCATGAGGGCTCCAGTTTGGCGCTTCACGCACCGAATTGCGAGCACAGCTATGTCTCACCTTGAGCGTAGACACGACGCTTCGTCATGCTGACATCACAGAAATGTTTTTTCTTTTTTACGTTTGTCTCTATTTTGAAAAATAAGAAATACATGTATTATGAAAAATATTTATTTAGTTTTATTAAGTGTTCATCGCACATTTAAAAACTGTTCATGTAATCTATAAAAATTGTTTGTCCAACTTTTAGAAAATATTTGTATCAATAAAAATGTACAtggcattttttaatttttttataaaatgtAAGAAAATGTTCATACAATTCCTAAAAATGTTTTGTACCATTCAAAAAAATAATGTTACATTTAAAGCAATGTTCACGTGTTTACAAAAATAATTTCGTGACATTTTAAAAATGTCTATTCAATGTCAAATTAtattcatatagtttaaaaaatgTTTTGTATCATTCAAAGAAAAATTCAACCTGTATTTCAAATTTTTTAAGACGTATTCAAAAACTGTTCAAACCTTGTATTTCAAAACGTGTTAAtaatgtgtttaaaaaatgttaaacataagTAAAAAATGTTTTAAGTGTATAGAAATGTGTATGAGAAAAATAGACACCGAAACTATATCTGAAAAAAATACTCAtgtatgtgaaaaatattaaaagTTTATAAAAATATGTTCTTGAAGTATTAAAGAATGTACAATGTGTATAAAAAATTATACATGTtttaaaaaaggaaaaggaaacaaaaaaatcaaaaaaaaacatAGATAAACCAAAGAAAACCATGCAGAACACTGAAAACCCGATAAAAACCACAGGAAAAATAACTCGCGCACAACTGTACTGTTTNNNNNNNNNNNNNNNNNNNNNNNNNNNNNNNNNNNNNNNNNNNNNNNNNNNNNNNNNNNNNNNNNNNNNNNNNNNNNNNNNNNNNNNNNNNNNNNNNNNNNNNNNNNNNNNNNNNNNNNNNNNNNNNNNNNNNNNNNNNNNNNNNNNNNNNNNNNNNNNNNNNNNNNNNNNNNNNNNNNNNNNNNNNNNNNNNNNNNNNNNNNNNNNNNNNNNNNNNNNNNNNNGGAGTGTAGTAGGAGGACGACCGAAGGAGGAGACCTGGGGTCTTCGTCTCTTTGAAGAAGAGTCTCCTTGGAAACTGCTACTTGTGCTTGTGGAGTGGAGTGCGGTACCATTCATGCAGCCTTGAAAATTTCCTTGCATCGATCGATCTTGACACATGCAGCAGCTCCACTTATGCTAGTGGAGCGGAGTGCAGTGCCAATTATACAGCCGCTGAGGCGACCCGTTGATGATCAAAAAGTGACTGACGTGTCGCCGACACCCGTGAACCGAACATGCATTGCCTATGGGTTCATCCAGTGGACCGCGTACATATATAGATAGCATTTTCTCGTCCCTTCGTTGTAAGCGTATCAGCTAACAGAGATTACAAAGTTGCATAAAAAACTCGGTCGACCGCCAAATGCATCGCCCAAGAAATCCAGTCTAGCCACTAGAAAAATGTACTAtgcatctttttttttttgagtcAATGTTTTACCATTTGTCAAGGATTCGCCGGTCACATTACGGCTACAGGAAGCAGAGCATCATCAGAAAATCTACTCCTCTTGTAGTGTAAGCTTAAAGCTAGTACAAATATTACAAGGTTACAACAGCCCACTCAATTATGAAGTGCAGCGAAGCAAGTATCTCAGTCCAATAAAGGATGATAGGTTCTGATGCCACGGACGCACGCAGTTGCTTCAAATTCATTTACCAAACTCAGATGCAATCCTGCTGTTGCCACAAAGGGATATAACATTAATCAACTTTGGAACAGGATTACACTTACCGATTTAAATTATATTCACCGTGCTAATCACCATTCTCCATTATATGATTGTAAGAGCAGCTTCAACGGCAACCTGTAAATTTTCTCCCGCATCTGTCTGCAGAAAGGGGGGACGAGTCCGCGGTCACTCATGTCAGAGGCCGTCATCCACCGCTGCCCCATACATTTCAACAACTATTCCAACTAATCACATGATATTCGTGTAAACCGGGCGGATTTTGATATAAAGCGGGCGAAGTTCATGTAAACTAGGATAATTTTTACATAAAACCGGACTTGGGCCGTCTCCGACGTCGTCAAGGAGCGGTCCAGGGCCCAGGCGTACGCTAGGTCCGGGTCCATCGGGATGTGTGGCTGCAGGACGTCAGAGTCCGTGAACTTGGACCGGCGTGCCGTGTTGCGCATGttgagaaaaagggtttccccccgctttgtattccaaagcaagcATCCGATACATCCAACGAATGGTGCTGGGGCGAAAGCAGCACAAGCatgcccaaaagaaaagaaaaagaaaagaaaaagaaaaggaaaagaaacaaatgccgataacggcggatcgacaaaaacgacgaagcctcgcgaccgctgcgtccaccggagatcacccaccAAACTCTgagactccgaagcgccggtaccaatcaacacctccaagaaggaacgcgacgatgacgacgctgctgccaagggtttcccccggtacgcggcgaggagagaggaagggtagccccgacgccctccaggaaggtctggTGGCACCCTCAAgcgccaccgcgtcggtgtcggccaaaccaacagggatttctcccgatcccaccCTCTACCTCAGGCACTTCGGAGctcgccaccaaaccgaccaccacccAGCGCCAACACGGACACGAAGCTTCCCACGCTGTCTCACCACAGCACCGCGAAGATGGCCTGCACAACGAAGAAGAGGAGCCGAGACTAGTGCAGCGGCACCGTCGGCatacgggagggccccacctccaccgtccacgacggtagccgaccggacgcCATAGCAGGAGCCTACCGGGCC
Coding sequences within:
- the LOC123075215 gene encoding putative lipid-transfer protein DIR1 — encoded protein: MAAGRKVTMSSAGVAAALVALLVVAAASGATGYHVCNVDTDSLVNNCKSYCTAGSSEASPSGACCGAVRGGDFHCLCQYKGVLPKNIDANRAMQIPGKCGYGAVSC